In Leishmania donovani BPK282A1 complete genome, chromosome 35, the following are encoded in one genomic region:
- a CDS encoding protein kinase, putative, with protein MAHLDSDAITPHSPRSQPRILAGHIGEEKDAIDRDGMQPGGDVGNGAASILRRRWMYDGGRKIAPFLSARHAHQESKEKVEIGGDSSTVVVRPNVIAATPRENRSPLDRAITPPSPLQLLPKTILPASVVASTSLARQHGVRGNVRPVDKASTYNDEQANPEEHSSPSCSIIASSSSGGGDFSLEADNDAQLSNAPCHAPLGRRLTQLELPFPQVTLSSLLQSNQSTSADGVDTSAGSQDTRLSSKRSTASRRCYVPGRASRLHSNILVSEGGGGMLSALFSNTSRATTQASEVTTRAPNESLHGLDTSYMRASLLSLSSETESASEGTSLTPVQQHDESITYRSSLPPPPPPPPVRTRTFTLAEATENAAHAAAKHSSTRLTPSALMTPPLMAVEPRSRLPSFRTRNPLMQPRQLSDGHLGEHAVAPSQFHDEDAPAAAGTPRSCYRGPRSALLRGCADRRQSASRTPPIAVLVPLPPKSEELAPAPAPASTPATASPPPTQPLDSDTYAVNANSLASEMSFRYRARPSPRAQQLDPASVLEPRASLCVSPLHPSLSQVYVLTPRPQPPRSTPARSSPPRSGDPTLLEYVASLKPPRGSCSIRRALLSVGVALCAVPLCVAILLFGLHYCAVTLQEKSYAEALLHARMGTMLKVDLELLLSILLSIVVVGGGSGAVIYVVLYRLAIRHQVRAFALCVRLADTLSPLDVHHLAAEDSEGRQDIAMPIDAAAAAAQQADNGDSRAQWFSPFVARWHEEVSRLVKLLTCPIEVSQAEWRSFLFSERRSLALPNEGTNGSGDLPVTETTLADGPFHNSNNRRSLPFGVQASVPMTENEPWPPHEAQPGSRYRMSEAVFSRRPQHPVDVSKRQEAVTVVVCRLMAPAELLVEQRPLTQAQLKELQRLSNEFHQRLRTVPRTSCAAVTEVGVSEVVFSFNTFSPLPSLVASPAAVALAVVAQKALVEWSPTYRGTPVQWGIAVHRFDAYICPTRGMQGRLYVSFGTVEYDFARQLAELAALFDYGALCHAGFLADASCESQCLPVDYVMDLRQQAFLVYQLHDGDVDREQRLQMNSAIASMRNGEYKAAADALGMWRRKSGGCSGLPRTAAHLRYVAGFLERAARKRRLRVSEATVEAVTAPSFTCAVEGVAEWAAESLLTSYFRPPPVWEEEEAPRAPSPDLLRAPAILATSGGGSCGLRKRECGSSNVLVPFSPQPSRGAAGELATFFRSLMRRSYQARTRYVLSAEQREGQVGSRAMGEPPHQPREVLAAIEGDARPPSSLQRCYGLPSPGTESVSGERNVLEDGSAPLSPRDNVTGCSSSFHATRSVFEASTPTTTFPDVTCGDRKWGALALLTEPDQSTVTVTASRPRLFSNSWSLAESGVPEMPTLTPLTSGVLRSSQSDVRRQRHASILISAAKKEDDAAGPVAACASAKDNATLRSSRGRRDSGGCRSERPRGRHGSQFTTEVPTSDELSSRLLGHQCVSQLTDTTIARFPSEVSHESLSARSGSVRRRASASTAAASSVLPLFADSMVPFTVQDRTEARSEAETACEADLNQELSMMSVAQRSRSRRSHRATAQPSSVVCSCTRRIDNSSSNTVMVFQGFHPDGYLVVVKRADRRAAKQVAQLRNEVDLLRELHHRNVVNIVSAWKDDEAVYFAMEYACETLATVLQKFKVLLPGVVRFYAREVLNALVYLHRDCGIIHRDLSPNNVIITNTTDRSRVKLIDFGRSIMAPHFCSGSSGMSTTVPGNASLEFTEQHSSRNKVSVTDVPTSVVGTPLFMSPQACRGLAHPTSDIWSLGIIVHLCLTGTYPYPPETFTDPETFVANIGSGRLTPVIADTCEMTGEARSFIERCLTLSHTERPSAAALLKHGFVER; from the coding sequence GCGGCCTGTCGACAAGGCCTCAACGTATAATGACGAGCAGGCCAACCCAGAAGAGCATAGTAGTCCGTCGTGCTCTATAATTGCCTcttccagcagcggcggcggtgactTTTCACTGGAGGCCGACAACGACGCGCAGCTCAGCAACGCCCCGTGCCACGCGCCGTTGGGGAGGCGGCTCACTCAGCTGGAGCTACCTTTTCCACAGGTGACGCTCAGTAGCCTTTTGCAGTCTAACCAGTCTACCTCCGCCGATGGCGTGGACACGTCTGCCGGCTCTCAGGACACTCGGCTGTCGTCGAAGCGGAGCACGGCaagccgccgctgctacgTGCCAGGGCGTGCTTCTCGGCTCCACTCAAACATCCTCGTTTCcgaaggcggtggcgggatGCTGAGCGCTCTCTTCAGCAACACTTCACGGGCTACAACACAAGCTAGTGAAGTCACCACACGCGCGCCGAACGAGTCCCTCCACGGCCTTGACACAAGCTACATGCGGGCGTCATTGCTGTCCCTCTCCAGTGAGACGGAGTCCGCTTCAGAGGGCACATCTTTGACGCCAGTGCAGCAACATGATGAGTCCATCACGTATCGCTCGtcgcttccgccgccgccgccgccgccgccggtgcgcacGAGGACCTTCACCCTTGCCGAGGCCACGGAAAACGCGGCGCATGCAGCTGCCAAGCATTCTTCGACTCGGTTGACGCCGTCTGCGCTGATGACACCGCCGTTGATGGCGGTAGAACCGCGGTCGCGGCTACCCTCTTTTCGTACGCGCAACCCCCTCATGCAGCCGCGACAACTCTCGGACGGGCACCTCGGTGAACATGCAGTGGCCCCATCTCAGTTCCATGATGAAGACGCACccgcggcagccggcacCCCTCGCTCCTGTTACCGAGGCCCACGCTCTGCCTTGCTTCGAGGCTGCGCAGACAGAAGGCAAAGCGCTTCGCGCACCCCACCCATCGCAGTGCTCGTCCCGCTTCCGCCGAAGTCGGAGGAActggcaccggcaccggcaccagcgTCAACACCAGCAACagcctcaccgccgcctaCGCAACCACTCGATAGCGACACTTATGCGGTGAACGCAAACAGCCTGGCCTCCGAGATGAGCTTCCGCTACCGAGCGCGGCCTTCTCCCAGGGCACAGCAACTAGATccggcgtcggtgctggAGCCGCGCGCTTCTTTATGTGTGTCACCGCTTCACCCTTCGCTGTCTCAAGTTTATGTGCTCACTCCgaggccgcagccgccgcggtcgacgccggcgcgctcttctccccctcgcAGTGGCGATCCTACACTGCTCGAGTACGTTGCTAGCTTGAAGCCACCACGCGGCTCTTGCAGCATTCGCAGAGCTCTTCTGTCTGTTGGCGTAGCTCTCTGCGCCGTGCCGTTGTGCGTGGCCATTCTGCTGTTTGGTTTACATTACTGTGCTGTTACGTTGCAAGAGAAGAGCTatgcggaggcgctgctgcacgctcGCATGGGGACGATGCTGAAAGTCGActtggagctgctgctcagcatTCTGCTTTCGattgtggtggtgggtggtggaAGTGGCGCCGTCATCTACGTCGTGCTTTACCGCCTCGCCATCCGCCATCAGGTGCGTGCCTttgctctgtgtgtgcgacTTGCAGATACGCTGTCACCGTTGGATGTGCATCACCTCGCAGCGGAGGACTCGGAGGGTCGGCAAGACATCGCGATGCCgatcgacgccgctgccgcggcggcacagcaggCCGACAACGGCGATTCTCGTGCGCAGTGGTTTTCTCCGTTTGTCGCCCGATGGCATGAGGAGGTGAGTCGGCTTGTTAAGCTTCTCACGTGCCCGATAGAGGTGAGCCAGGCAGAGTGGcgctcctttctcttctcgGAGCGGCGCAGCCTCGCCTTGCCAAACGAGGGCACCAACGGGAGCGGCGATCTCCCCGTGACAGAGACGACGCTGGCTGATGGACCCTTtcacaacagcaacaaccgCCGCTCGCTCCCTTTTGGCGTGCAAGCGTCGGTGCCCATGACGGAGAACGagccgtggccgccgcatGAAGCGCAACCCGGATCGCGGTATCGAATGAGCGAAGCCGTCTTCTCCCGGCGACCGCAGCACCCAGTGGACGTGAGCAAGCGGCAAGAGGCGGtcacggtggtggtgtgccgTCTCATGGCcccggcggagctgcttgTGGAGCAGAGGCCCCtgacgcaggcgcagctgaaggagctgcagcgactcTCGAACGAGTTTCATCAGCGCCTCCGCACCGTGCCGCGGACGTCGTGCGCTGCCGTTACGGAGGTGGGTGTGTCTGAAGTGGTCTTCTCCTTTAATACCTTCTCTCCACTCCCCTCTCTGGTTGCAAGCCCtgcagccgtggcgctggCTGTGGTAGCACAAAAGGCGCTTGTGGAGTGGTCGCCGACGTATCGCGGCACCCCGGTGCAGTGGGGCATCGCCGTGCACCGTTTCGATGCTTACATATGCCCCACGCGCGGTATGCAAGGGCGGCTCTACGTCAGTTTTGGGACGGTCGAGTACGACTTTGCCCGTCAactggcggagctggcggcacTGTTCGACTACGGCGCGTTGTGTCACGCCGGGTTTCTTGCGGACGCTTCGTGTGAATCGCAATGTCTCCCCGTAGACTACGTGATGGATTTGCGTCAGCAGGCCTTTTTGGTGTACCAGctgcacgacggcgacgtcgacagggagcagcggctgcagatGAATAGCGCCATTGCGTCCATGCGCAACGGCGAGTACAAGGCAGCTGCGGATGCACTGGGAATGtggaggagaaagagcggcggctgcagcggcctgCCGAGGACCGCTGCACACCTGCGATATGTTGCGGGGTTTCTGGAGCGCGCCGCGCGTAAGCGTCGGCTGCGCGTTTCTGAGGCCACAGTAGAGGCAGTAACCGCACCGTCTTTCACTTGTGCGGTCGAGGGTGTTGCCGAGTGGGCTGCAGAAAGTCTTCTGACGTCGTATTTCCGCCCACCTCCtgtgtgggaggaggaggaggcgccgcgagcgccgaGCCCTGATCTGCTTCGCGCGCCAGCTATTCTGGCGACGAGCGGAGGCGGTAGTTGCGGCTTGCGAAAACGGGAGTGCGGTAGCAGCAACGTACTTGTGCCATTTTCCCCGCAACCATCGCGTGGCGCCGCGGGCGAGTTGGCGACGTTCTTTCGATCACTGATGCGCCGCTCATACCAGGCTCGCACCCGCTACGTATTGTCAGCTGAGCAACGGGAGGGGCAAGTAGGATCCAGAGCCATGGGGGAGCCCCCGCATCAGCCGCGTGAGGTCTTGGCGGCGATAGAGGGCGACGCAAGACCTCCTAGCTCTTTGCAGAGGTGTTACGGGCTACCCTCTCCCGGGACCGAGTCTGTTTCAGGAGAACGTAACGTGCTCGAGGACGGCTCTGCGCCTCTTTCGCCGCGTGACAATGTCACCGGCTGCTCGTCCTCGTTTCATGCGACGCGCTCTGTTTTCGAGGCGTCGACCCCGACCACTACATTTCCGGACGTGACGTGTGGAGATCGGAAGTGGGGCGCGCTCGCACTTCTGACAGAGCCGGACCAAAGCACGGTCACCGTGACCGCGTCGAGGCCGCGCCTCTTCTCGAACAGTTGGAGTCTTGCCGAATCTGGTGTGCCGGAGATGCCGACGCTGACGCCACTGACCTCGGGGGTTTTGCGGTCTTCGCAGTCGGATGTCCGGCGGCAACGTCACGCCTCCATTCTAATCTCGGCAGCGAAAAAGGAAGACGATGCGGCGGGTCCTGTCGCCGCCTGTGCATCTGCAAAGGACAATGCAACTCTGCGCTCTtcgcgagggcggcgcgacagcggcggttGCAGGAGTGAGCGACCACGCGGTCGCCATGGCTCCCAGTTTACGACGGAGGTCCCGACCAGCGATGAGTTGTCGTCACGGCTGTTGGGGCATCAATGCGTCTCCCAGCTGACCGACACCACGATCGCCCGCTTCCCGTCCGAGGTGAGCCACGAATCTCTGTCGGCGCGCTCTGGTTCAGTGCGTCGGCGCGCCTCtgcgagcaccgccgccgcctcctcggttctccctctctttgcgGACAGCATGGTACCCTTTACTGTGCAGGACAGGACAGAGGCGCGCAGTGAGGCGGAGACTGCCTGCGAGGCAGATCTTAATCAAGAGCTGTCGATGATGTCTGTTGCGCAGCGCTCCCGTTCCCGACGCAGCCACcgtgcgacggcgcagccaTCGTCTGTGGTCTGCTCCTGTACGAGGCGCATCGACAACAGCTCGAGCAACACGGTGATGGTCTTCCAAGGCTTCCACCCAGACGGCTATCTAGTTGTGGTGAAGCGTGCGGACCGCCGTGCTGCGAagcaggtggcgcagctgcggaaCGAAGTGGATCTGTTGCGGGAGCTGCATCACCGCAACGTCGTCAACATCGTCAGTGCCTGGAaggacgacgaggcggtGTATTTCGCGATGGAGTACGCTTGCGAAACGCTCGCGACCGTTCTGCAGAAGTtcaaggtgctgctgcccgggGTTGTACGCTTCTACGCGCGTGAGGTGCTGAACGCGCTGGTCTATCTGCACCGGGACTGCGGCATCATCCACCGCGATCTGTCGCCCAACAACGTCATCATCACCAACACAACGGATCGAAGTCGCGTGAAGTTAATTGACTTTGGCCGCTCCATCATGGCACCGCACTtctgcagtggcagcagtggcatGTCGACGACAGTGCCAGGCAACGCCAGCCTCGAGTTCACGGAGCAGCACTCGAGCCGCAACAAGGTAAGTGTCACGGACGTGCCCACGTCGGTCGTCGGGACGCCCCTCTTCATGTCCCCGCAGGCTTGCAGAGGCCTTGCGCATCCGACGAGCGACATCTGGAGCTTGGGCATCATTGTGCACCTGTGCCTCACAGGGACCTACCCGTACCCGCCAGAGACCTTTACCGATCCCGAGACGTTTGTTGCAAATATCGGGAGCGGCCGTTTGACCCCGGTGATCGCGGACACTTGCGAGATGACTGGCGAGGCACGTAGCTTTATTGAACGGTGCTTGACCCTGAGCCACACCGAACGTccctctgccgcagcgctgctgaaaCACGGCTTTGTAGAACGCTGA